The following are from one region of the Bradyrhizobium septentrionale genome:
- a CDS encoding HlyD family secretion protein, which yields MDAQASGNENQSTPEPAPAPRQENPPENPHAATRTPAIIVGVIAAIIVALSIYYLLRPEPLLVQGEVDATRLDIAARVDGRVKEIPVERGQNVTAGAVLVRIDNPETLAKQDQMRAAKAVADAQLANVLVGTRAETIAARKAEMERAEAAQVLAQKTFDRAKTLTEQGNAPQARLDQTTDALHEAERGLDQAKSAYEQAVNGYTKEERAIAKANVEKAEADIQSVKSVIDQLAVYAPIASQVYQRNVEPGEYVSPGVPLVTLIDLGDLWIHFDLREDLVKGLKVGDKFDVRIPALDDRHVTVEVKLIATKGEYAGWRATRATGDFDLRTFSIRAYPVQPVPELRPGMSAYLDWRSRQ from the coding sequence ATGGACGCGCAAGCCTCTGGTAACGAAAACCAAAGCACGCCCGAGCCGGCACCTGCACCACGCCAAGAGAATCCGCCCGAGAATCCGCACGCCGCGACGCGCACGCCGGCCATCATCGTCGGTGTCATTGCCGCTATCATCGTTGCGCTGTCGATCTATTATCTGCTGCGGCCGGAGCCGCTGCTGGTGCAGGGCGAGGTCGATGCCACGCGGCTCGATATCGCCGCGCGCGTCGACGGACGGGTCAAGGAGATCCCGGTCGAGCGCGGCCAGAACGTCACCGCGGGCGCCGTGCTGGTGCGCATCGACAATCCGGAAACCCTTGCAAAACAGGACCAAATGCGCGCGGCCAAGGCCGTCGCGGACGCCCAGCTCGCCAATGTGCTGGTCGGCACGCGGGCCGAAACCATCGCCGCGCGCAAGGCCGAGATGGAGCGCGCGGAGGCAGCCCAGGTGCTGGCGCAGAAGACCTTCGATCGCGCCAAGACGTTGACCGAGCAAGGCAACGCGCCGCAGGCGCGTCTCGACCAGACCACCGATGCGCTGCATGAAGCCGAGCGTGGGCTCGATCAGGCCAAGTCGGCCTATGAGCAGGCGGTCAACGGCTACACCAAGGAAGAGCGCGCGATCGCGAAAGCCAATGTCGAGAAGGCCGAAGCGGACATTCAGAGTGTCAAATCGGTCATCGATCAGCTCGCAGTCTATGCTCCCATCGCCTCGCAGGTCTATCAGCGCAATGTCGAGCCCGGCGAATATGTCTCGCCGGGCGTGCCGCTGGTGACGCTGATCGATCTCGGCGATCTCTGGATCCACTTCGATCTGCGCGAGGATCTGGTCAAAGGCCTCAAGGTCGGCGACAAGTTCGACGTCCGCATTCCCGCGCTCGACGACCGTCATGTCACCGTCGAGGTCAAGCTGATTGCTACCAAGGGCGAGTATGCGGGCTGGCGGGCGACGCGCGCCACCGGCGATTTCGATTTGCGGACATTCTCGATCCGCGCCTACCCGGTGCAGCCGGTGCCCGAATTGCGTCCGGGCATGAGCGCCTATCTCGACTGGCGGTCGCGCCAATGA
- a CDS encoding HlyD family secretion protein, giving the protein MPNARRIALIAVPLVLVAGALIYFEKRATSSPATVGIVRSTEVRVEPEVNGQLVSIAVEKGAQVHAGDVLAKLSAIELTAQADQARAALAAAVASRNNVYAGVRREQIDSLKAAISKANSRLDYVEVQLKRISTLASQSFETQQALDQAVNDVAAARAGVAAAQANYDAAVAGPTKEERAIADAQVQAAAAAVAVLERRLDKMVLRAPADGVVSVIAAEVGENVRAGQPILMVAAAGKQWMSFNVREDHLDGLAIGKTVNVIRNAAAGTTKAAITELRPLGTFATWQAERVIGDHDRNTLRLRLDPAGAAEGLEPGMTVRIER; this is encoded by the coding sequence ATGCCCAACGCTAGGCGCATCGCCCTGATCGCGGTCCCGCTTGTGCTCGTCGCGGGCGCGCTGATCTATTTCGAGAAGCGCGCGACGTCGTCGCCCGCAACCGTCGGTATCGTCCGCTCGACCGAAGTCAGGGTCGAGCCGGAGGTGAACGGCCAGCTGGTGTCGATCGCGGTCGAGAAAGGCGCGCAGGTGCATGCAGGCGACGTTCTGGCGAAGCTTTCCGCGATCGAATTGACCGCGCAAGCCGACCAGGCGCGGGCCGCCCTTGCCGCTGCCGTCGCAAGCCGCAACAATGTCTATGCCGGCGTGCGCCGCGAGCAGATCGATTCCCTTAAGGCGGCCATCTCCAAGGCCAATTCGCGCCTCGACTATGTGGAGGTCCAGCTCAAGCGGATCAGCACATTGGCGAGCCAGAGTTTTGAAACCCAGCAGGCGCTCGACCAGGCGGTAAATGACGTTGCCGCGGCACGCGCCGGCGTGGCGGCAGCCCAGGCCAATTACGACGCCGCGGTGGCCGGGCCGACCAAGGAGGAGCGCGCCATCGCCGACGCGCAGGTGCAGGCGGCCGCGGCCGCCGTCGCGGTGCTCGAGCGCCGGCTCGACAAGATGGTGTTGCGCGCGCCGGCCGACGGCGTGGTCAGCGTGATCGCTGCGGAAGTGGGCGAGAACGTTCGCGCGGGCCAGCCGATCCTGATGGTGGCGGCGGCCGGCAAGCAATGGATGTCGTTCAACGTGCGCGAGGACCATCTCGACGGCCTTGCGATCGGAAAGACCGTGAACGTGATCCGGAATGCCGCCGCCGGCACCACCAAGGCCGCCATCACCGAATTGCGGCCGCTCGGCACCTTCGCCACCTGGCAGGCCGAGCGCGTGATCGGCGATCACGACCGCAACACGCTGCGGCTGCGTCTCGATCCCGCCGGCGCCGCGGAAGGCCTCGAGCCTGGCATGACCGTCCGGATCGAGCGATGA
- a CDS encoding acid phosphatase gives MRTKSAVVVFVSSFFIGACGPALAAGDSPGPKKDAAGDLALIDTVVVIYAENRSFDNLYGRFPGANGVAKASASTRIQRDRDGKPFRELPPIWEGLTAKGVTPPITQAETEHLPNRPFYADDPKGFKLSYGTITRDLWHRFYQNQMQINGGRNDKFVAHADSGALVMSLWDGSKLAMWKLAEKYVLADNFFMGAFGGSFLNHQWLVCACVPYYPRADTNPAKPSISVVERDGVTLTQAANSPISAMDGIPKYAGDGNLTPDFYAVNTMQPPYQPSGNDPAKDGDKAYADPKNATTLVPQIEPTIGDLLSLKHVTWAWYGGAWQDVLDHGNKSPVPNFQYHHQPLNYYASFAPGTAARAEHLLDGGLAGKEFIKAIDDGKLPQVSFYKPQGDLNEHSGYADIQAGDSHIADVVAHLEKSPQWPHMLVVITHDENGGLWDHVAPPKGDRWGPGSRIPAIIVSPYARRGYVDHTPMDTTSILRFITRRFELPTLHGITVRDAAIAAHGQKPLGDLTSALVLKGK, from the coding sequence ATGCGAACGAAATCGGCGGTTGTCGTTTTTGTATCGAGTTTCTTCATCGGTGCGTGCGGTCCGGCGCTGGCGGCCGGGGACAGTCCGGGCCCCAAGAAGGATGCCGCCGGCGATCTGGCGCTGATCGACACTGTCGTCGTGATCTATGCGGAGAACCGCAGCTTCGACAATCTCTACGGCCGTTTTCCGGGCGCGAATGGCGTGGCCAAGGCGTCCGCCTCGACGCGGATCCAGCGCGATCGCGACGGCAAGCCGTTCCGTGAGTTGCCGCCGATCTGGGAAGGCCTGACCGCCAAGGGTGTCACGCCGCCGATCACCCAGGCCGAGACCGAGCATCTGCCCAATCGCCCCTTCTATGCTGACGACCCGAAGGGCTTCAAGCTGAGCTACGGCACCATCACGCGCGACCTCTGGCACCGCTTCTATCAGAACCAGATGCAGATCAATGGCGGACGTAACGACAAATTCGTCGCCCATGCCGACTCGGGCGCCCTGGTGATGAGCCTCTGGGACGGATCGAAATTGGCGATGTGGAAGCTGGCCGAGAAATATGTGCTGGCCGACAATTTCTTCATGGGGGCCTTCGGCGGCTCCTTCCTCAACCATCAATGGTTGGTCTGCGCCTGCGTCCCTTACTATCCCCGTGCCGATACCAACCCCGCCAAGCCGTCGATCTCGGTTGTCGAACGCGATGGCGTGACGTTGACGCAGGCCGCCAACTCGCCGATATCGGCGATGGACGGCATTCCGAAATATGCCGGCGACGGCAATCTCACCCCTGATTTCTACGCCGTGAACACCATGCAGCCGCCCTATCAGCCGAGCGGCAACGACCCCGCGAAGGATGGCGACAAGGCCTATGCGGATCCGAAGAATGCGACGACGCTTGTGCCGCAGATCGAGCCGACCATCGGAGATTTGCTCAGCCTCAAGCACGTGACGTGGGCCTGGTATGGCGGGGCCTGGCAGGATGTGCTCGACCATGGCAACAAGTCGCCGGTGCCGAACTTCCAGTATCACCACCAGCCGCTCAATTACTATGCGAGCTTCGCCCCGGGCACCGCGGCCCGTGCCGAGCATCTGCTTGACGGCGGCCTGGCGGGCAAGGAGTTCATCAAGGCGATCGACGACGGCAAGCTGCCGCAGGTTTCCTTCTACAAGCCGCAGGGCGACCTCAACGAACATTCGGGCTATGCCGATATCCAGGCCGGCGACAGCCATATCGCCGATGTCGTCGCGCATCTCGAGAAGAGCCCGCAATGGCCGCATATGCTGGTCGTCATCACCCATGACGAGAATGGCGGCCTGTGGGATCACGTGGCGCCCCCCAAGGGCGATCGGTGGGGCCCTGGCTCACGCATCCCGGCCATCATCGTCTCTCCCTATGCCCGCCGCGGTTATGTCGACCATACGCCGATGGACACGACATCGATCCTGCGCTTCATCACGCGCCGCTTCGAACTGCCGACGCTGCACGGCATCACCGTGCGCGACGCTGCGATCGCCGCTCATGGTCAGAAGCCGCTCGGCGACCTGACCAGCGCGCTGGTGCTCAAGGGGAAGTGA
- a CDS encoding dodecin family protein, producing MAESVYKVIELIGTSKDSWEKAATAAVSRAGESLRDLRVAEVVELDLQLDAAGKVEAYRAKLKVSFKFEGS from the coding sequence ATGGCTGAGAGCGTCTACAAGGTTATCGAGCTGATCGGTACCAGCAAGGACTCCTGGGAAAAGGCCGCCACAGCGGCGGTCAGCAGGGCCGGAGAGTCCCTGCGCGATTTGCGCGTTGCCGAAGTCGTTGAGCTCGATCTGCAACTGGACGCCGCGGGCAAGGTCGAAGCTTACCGTGCCAAGTTGAAAGTCTCATTCAAGTTCGAAGGTTCGTAG
- a CDS encoding response regulator: MTQAAPNILVVEDDRETRSLIAKYLRTNSCHVTTASDGREMAKAMTDHRVDLLVLDVMLPGEDGLSLCRKVRAESQTPIIMLTARGEDVDRILGLEMGADDYLAKPFNPRELLARINAVLRRQAAARNASAIEGATTLSFLGWRIDIRLRELRNPEGARVAMTSAEFDLLRTFCERPGRVLSRDSLLDLTQGRSAGSFERSIDVLVSRIRRKIEPDPQEATMIKTVRSGGYVFTPRVEAVAATSN; this comes from the coding sequence ATGACCCAGGCTGCGCCCAATATCCTAGTCGTCGAGGACGACCGCGAGACGCGGTCCCTCATCGCAAAATATCTCCGCACCAATTCCTGCCATGTCACGACCGCCTCCGATGGCCGCGAAATGGCCAAGGCGATGACCGACCACCGGGTGGATCTCCTGGTGCTCGACGTCATGCTGCCCGGCGAGGACGGCCTCAGCCTGTGCCGCAAGGTGCGCGCGGAGTCGCAGACACCGATCATCATGCTGACCGCGCGCGGCGAGGACGTCGACCGCATCCTCGGCCTCGAGATGGGCGCCGACGACTATTTGGCCAAGCCGTTCAACCCGCGCGAGCTCTTGGCGCGCATCAACGCGGTGCTGCGCCGGCAGGCCGCCGCGCGCAACGCCAGCGCGATCGAGGGCGCGACCACGCTGAGCTTCCTCGGCTGGCGCATCGACATCCGCCTGCGGGAGCTGCGCAACCCGGAGGGTGCACGCGTCGCCATGACCAGCGCCGAATTCGACCTGCTGCGCACCTTCTGCGAGCGGCCCGGCCGCGTGCTGTCGCGCGACAGCCTGCTCGATCTGACGCAGGGCCGCAGCGCCGGTTCGTTCGAGCGTTCGATCGACGTGCTGGTCAGCCGCATCCGCCGCAAGATCGAGCCCGATCCGCAGGAAGCCACCATGATCAAGACGGTGCGTTCCGGCGGCTATGTGTTCACTCCGAGGGTGGAGGCGGTTGCCGCCACGAGCAACTGA
- a CDS encoding cytochrome-c peroxidase, with the protein MVLLALTIGPGQARQEMSRAEARRLAERLSALGQALFFDPSLSPSGKLACSSCHDPAHGFGPANAMPVQLGGGDLRQPGVRAVPSLKYLQVVPSFTEHFHDSEDEADESVDNGPTGGLTWDGRVDRGADQARIPLLSDFEMGNRDEADVARRVLAAGHGKAIAAIVGPRKAANPATAYKTALKALEVYQQDYPTFYPYSSKYDAVLAGKAELTPAEARGLDLFNAANKGNCASCHISRRGNDGTPPQFTDYGLIALGVPRNPDIPANKDPAYFDLGLCGPLRTDFLKREDYCGLFRTPTLRNVALRQTFFHNGAVHSLRDVVRFYVERETRPERWYPRKVDGSIDKYDDLPDRPKANVCLDPPFDRKAGDEPALTSAEIDDVVAFLGTLTDGYQPAK; encoded by the coding sequence ATGGTGCTGCTGGCTTTGACCATCGGTCCCGGCCAGGCCAGGCAGGAAATGTCGCGTGCCGAGGCGCGCCGGCTGGCCGAGCGGCTCAGCGCACTCGGTCAGGCTCTATTTTTCGATCCATCTCTCTCGCCGTCCGGCAAGCTCGCCTGTTCGTCCTGCCACGATCCCGCCCACGGTTTCGGCCCGGCCAATGCCATGCCGGTGCAACTGGGAGGTGGCGACCTGCGTCAGCCGGGGGTGCGCGCCGTCCCCTCCCTGAAATATCTGCAGGTGGTGCCGTCCTTCACCGAGCATTTCCATGATTCCGAGGACGAGGCCGACGAAAGCGTCGACAATGGCCCGACGGGTGGCCTCACCTGGGATGGGCGGGTCGACCGTGGTGCCGACCAGGCCAGGATTCCACTGCTCTCGGATTTCGAGATGGGCAATCGAGACGAGGCCGACGTGGCCCGCCGGGTGCTCGCGGCAGGCCATGGCAAGGCGATCGCGGCCATTGTCGGGCCCAGGAAGGCCGCCAATCCCGCCACCGCGTACAAGACGGCCCTCAAGGCACTCGAAGTGTACCAGCAGGACTATCCGACTTTTTATCCCTATTCGAGCAAATATGACGCGGTGCTGGCCGGCAAGGCCGAACTCACGCCCGCGGAAGCGCGGGGGCTCGACCTGTTCAATGCAGCGAACAAGGGCAATTGCGCCTCCTGCCACATCAGCCGGCGGGGCAATGACGGCACCCCGCCGCAGTTCACCGATTACGGACTGATTGCTCTCGGCGTGCCGCGCAATCCCGACATTCCCGCCAACAAGGACCCGGCCTATTTCGACCTCGGCCTCTGCGGACCCCTGCGCACGGATTTCCTGAAGCGCGAAGACTATTGCGGCCTCTTCCGTACCCCGACACTCCGCAATGTCGCGCTACGCCAGACCTTCTTTCACAACGGCGCGGTGCATTCCCTGCGCGACGTCGTGCGGTTCTATGTCGAGCGGGAAACCCGGCCCGAGCGTTGGTACCCGCGCAAGGTCGACGGCAGCATCGACAAATATGACGATCTGCCCGACAGGCCAAAGGCCAACGTCTGCTTGGATCCGCCGTTTGACCGCAAGGCTGGAGATGAGCCAGCACTGACGTCCGCCGAGATCGACGATGTCGTCGCCTTTCTCGGGACGCTGACCGACGGATATCAGCCGGCGAAGTGA
- a CDS encoding PRC-barrel domain-containing protein codes for MAVDVRTETVTDTSIRPHQLIASDRVEGTAVRRANGDMVGHIERLMIDKISGKVSYAVLSFGGFLGIGTNLLPLPWGRLHYNLKFEAYELDIEDDELKRAPSFRADKDFDWGDRSQEVELHRFYGVPPYWGGF; via the coding sequence ATGGCTGTCGACGTCAGGACCGAGACGGTGACCGACACCAGCATCAGACCGCATCAGCTCATTGCAAGCGATCGGGTCGAAGGTACCGCGGTGCGCCGGGCCAACGGGGACATGGTCGGCCACATCGAGCGCCTGATGATCGACAAGATCTCCGGCAAGGTGTCGTACGCGGTGCTGAGCTTCGGTGGCTTCCTCGGCATCGGAACCAATTTGCTTCCGCTGCCTTGGGGCCGGCTGCACTACAATCTGAAGTTCGAAGCCTACGAGCTCGACATCGAGGATGACGAGCTGAAGCGCGCACCGTCGTTCCGCGCCGACAAGGATTTCGACTGGGGCGACCGCTCGCAGGAAGTCGAGCTGCATCGCTTCTACGGCGTGCCGCCTTACTGGGGCGGCTTCTGA
- a CDS encoding PRC-barrel domain-containing protein, protein MLMKSIIAGVAGTALLATAAFAQTPTDKGDKMSPAASTTSTTSPASYQGNWRASKVVGLSVYNDKNESVGSINDLLMDKDGAIKAVVIGVGGFLGVGEHLVAVPLDKVKFASEPIAYTGASNTGSTTKSTTTTGAAPAAATSKPNPWYPDHAVFAATKDELKAMPEFKYATD, encoded by the coding sequence ATGTTGATGAAATCCATCATTGCCGGCGTTGCCGGCACCGCGCTGCTTGCAACCGCAGCCTTTGCGCAGACGCCGACCGACAAGGGCGACAAGATGTCTCCGGCGGCATCGACGACATCGACCACGTCACCAGCCTCGTATCAGGGCAATTGGCGCGCCTCCAAGGTCGTCGGCCTCAGCGTGTACAACGACAAGAACGAGAGCGTCGGCTCGATCAATGATCTGCTGATGGACAAGGACGGTGCCATCAAGGCAGTCGTGATCGGCGTCGGCGGCTTCCTTGGCGTCGGCGAGCATCTGGTCGCCGTGCCGCTCGACAAGGTGAAGTTCGCAAGCGAGCCGATCGCCTATACCGGCGCGTCGAACACCGGCAGCACAACCAAGTCGACGACCACCACGGGCGCGGCACCTGCTGCCGCGACGTCGAAGCCGAATCCCTGGTATCCGGACCACGCGGTGTTCGCTGCGACCAAGGATGAGCTGAAGGCGATGCCGGAGTTCAAATACGCCACCGATTAA
- a CDS encoding ABC transporter permease yields the protein MRLASKPGFWLVAQRECLWLFRDRVALLLIFGVPLFAFVVLTTVFSQPVIRGLGVTIVDADKSDTSRALMQHVAASPSLRIVDDSGSLSTAVQDIRSGKAISAIFIPPNFERDLKADRRPQVVGFYNQQFLTAAGIASSGLSDALTAAANAAAPARRAAPAPSSIGTLSAETIALVNPQKNYAQFLLRALLPTIIHVVITLAAGYSVGSEFRRRNAREWLASAGGDPVAALAGKLAPLFVLFVVIMLAQPLVLEGVLQIPFKGDALLMIAAGSLLIIAYLSVGALLQLLVGDLATGLGLAGLIASPAFGYAGVGFPTIGMNTFAQVWSAILPLRWYMAVLMGQAARGLPATESAVPFAALAGLALLFAGLAWLRMASLTRRGWFATERPAEPPVSEQTPPGVGGAFIGEWRRVLGTRSAFTLLFIAPLIYGIYYPQPYLNQILRKLPIAVVDNDLSDLSRQIVETLDASGTLSVTVRARTLAEARTAIDRGDALAAVQIPPGTERDVLKGITAHIPVYADATYLFVFRSTASSVATAIGTLTSELVSRGGRADGSLVKAKLASISPSDVLLQPIFNPVGGYASYIVPAAFILILQQTLLIGAAMLTGTALASGRGALAGVFGRGIAHLTIYLPALALYLIVLPRVYGFSTLGQLPQIFALATVFLLATSFMGQAIGAWFTRPENATILLLATSLPQFFTAGFAWPREAIPAAATALGRLFPADSAIDGLVRINQLGASIWEVSHDWLGLWCLALGYFALAVISALVFKRGQQHAQR from the coding sequence ATGAGGCTGGCATCGAAGCCGGGATTCTGGCTGGTCGCGCAACGCGAATGCCTGTGGCTGTTCCGCGATCGCGTCGCGCTGCTGTTGATTTTCGGCGTGCCGCTGTTTGCGTTCGTGGTGCTCACCACCGTGTTCAGCCAGCCGGTGATCCGCGGGCTCGGCGTCACCATCGTCGACGCCGACAAGTCGGATACCTCGCGCGCATTGATGCAGCATGTCGCCGCGTCGCCGAGTCTCAGAATCGTCGACGATTCCGGATCGCTGTCGACCGCGGTGCAGGACATCCGGTCCGGCAAGGCGATTTCGGCGATCTTCATCCCGCCGAATTTCGAGCGCGACCTGAAGGCCGATCGCCGTCCTCAGGTCGTCGGCTTCTACAACCAGCAATTCCTGACCGCGGCCGGCATCGCCTCCTCGGGGCTGAGCGATGCGCTGACCGCCGCGGCGAACGCGGCAGCGCCCGCCAGGCGCGCGGCGCCGGCGCCGTCCTCGATCGGTACGCTGAGCGCGGAGACCATTGCGCTGGTCAACCCGCAGAAGAACTACGCGCAATTCCTGCTGCGCGCGCTGCTGCCGACCATCATCCATGTCGTGATCACGCTCGCCGCGGGCTATTCGGTCGGCTCCGAATTCCGCCGCCGCAATGCGCGGGAGTGGCTCGCAAGCGCCGGCGGCGATCCGGTCGCAGCACTTGCCGGCAAGCTGGCGCCGCTGTTCGTGCTCTTCGTCGTGATCATGCTGGCGCAGCCGCTGGTGCTGGAGGGCGTGCTGCAGATCCCCTTCAAGGGCGACGCGCTGCTGATGATTGCTGCCGGCTCGCTCCTCATCATCGCCTATCTGTCGGTCGGCGCGCTGCTGCAGCTCCTGGTCGGCGACCTCGCGACCGGGCTGGGACTTGCCGGCCTGATCGCCTCCCCTGCGTTCGGCTATGCCGGCGTCGGCTTCCCCACCATCGGCATGAATACATTTGCGCAGGTCTGGAGCGCTATCCTGCCGCTGCGCTGGTACATGGCGGTGCTGATGGGACAGGCGGCGCGCGGGTTGCCGGCAACGGAATCCGCCGTTCCCTTCGCAGCGCTCGCCGGCCTCGCGCTGCTGTTCGCCGGCCTCGCATGGCTGCGGATGGCGAGCCTGACGCGCAGGGGCTGGTTTGCGACGGAGAGGCCGGCCGAACCGCCCGTCAGCGAGCAGACACCGCCAGGCGTCGGCGGCGCCTTCATCGGGGAGTGGCGGCGCGTACTCGGAACACGCAGCGCCTTCACTTTGCTGTTCATCGCCCCGCTGATCTACGGCATCTACTATCCGCAGCCTTATCTGAACCAGATCCTGCGCAAGCTGCCGATTGCAGTGGTCGACAATGATCTCAGCGATCTCTCCCGCCAGATCGTCGAGACGCTCGATGCCAGCGGCACGTTGAGCGTGACGGTGCGCGCCCGCACGCTGGCGGAGGCACGTACCGCGATCGACCGCGGCGATGCGCTTGCCGCGGTCCAAATTCCGCCTGGCACCGAGCGCGACGTGCTCAAGGGCATCACCGCCCACATTCCGGTCTACGCCGACGCCACCTATCTGTTCGTCTTCAGATCGACCGCAAGCAGCGTCGCCACCGCGATCGGCACGCTGACATCGGAGCTGGTGTCGCGCGGCGGCCGCGCCGACGGAAGTCTGGTCAAGGCGAAGCTCGCGAGCATCAGCCCATCTGACGTTCTGCTGCAACCGATCTTCAATCCGGTCGGCGGCTATGCGAGCTACATCGTGCCGGCGGCATTCATCCTGATCCTGCAGCAGACGCTCCTTATCGGCGCGGCGATGCTGACCGGCACCGCGCTGGCCAGCGGCCGCGGCGCGTTGGCCGGCGTGTTCGGGCGCGGCATCGCCCATCTGACGATCTATTTGCCGGCGCTCGCGCTCTATCTGATCGTGCTGCCGCGCGTCTACGGTTTCTCGACGCTTGGCCAACTGCCGCAGATTTTCGCGCTGGCGACCGTCTTCCTGCTGGCGACGAGTTTTATGGGACAGGCGATCGGCGCCTGGTTCACGCGGCCGGAAAACGCCACGATCCTGCTGCTGGCGACCAGCCTGCCGCAATTCTTCACTGCCGGCTTCGCATGGCCGCGCGAGGCCATCCCCGCTGCCGCCACCGCGCTGGGCCGGCTGTTCCCGGCCGACTCCGCGATCGACGGACTCGTGCGCATCAACCAGCTCGGCGCCAGCATCTGGGAAGTCTCGCATGACTGGCTCGGACTGTGGTGTCTGGCGCTGGGCTATTTCGCGCTCGCCGTGATCTCGGCGCTGGTGTTCAAGAGAGGACAGCAACATGCCCAACGCTAG